The proteins below are encoded in one region of Oharaeibacter diazotrophicus:
- a CDS encoding type 1 glutamine amidotransferase domain-containing protein, which translates to MAKALFVLTSHATLGATGRPTGWFLEEAATPYVILTDAGFTVDIASIAGGAAPIDPSSLLEDGEGHGFVARFLADPEARAKIEATIPIADVDEHAYDLVFLPGGHGTMWDFPVCEPLSRVIQTVWYTGGVVGAVCHGPAGLVNVKGRDGRAMIADMRVTGFSNAEEEKAGLTDAVPFLLADALAAAGAEVTHGAPFTEHVVRDDRLVTGQNPMSSEAVARAMVEAAYAARRL; encoded by the coding sequence ATGGCCAAGGCCCTGTTCGTCCTGACGTCCCATGCCACGCTCGGCGCCACCGGCCGGCCGACCGGCTGGTTCCTCGAGGAGGCGGCGACGCCCTACGTGATCCTGACCGATGCCGGCTTCACCGTCGACATCGCCTCGATCGCCGGCGGCGCCGCGCCGATCGACCCGTCGAGCCTGCTCGAGGACGGCGAGGGCCACGGCTTCGTCGCGCGCTTCCTGGCCGACCCCGAGGCGCGCGCCAAGATCGAGGCGACCATCCCGATCGCCGACGTCGACGAGCACGCCTACGACCTCGTCTTCCTGCCCGGCGGCCACGGCACCATGTGGGACTTTCCCGTGTGCGAGCCGCTGTCGCGGGTGATCCAGACGGTCTGGTACACCGGCGGCGTGGTCGGTGCCGTCTGCCACGGCCCGGCCGGGCTCGTGAACGTCAAGGGCCGCGACGGCCGGGCGATGATCGCGGACATGAGGGTGACCGGCTTCTCCAACGCCGAAGAGGAGAAGGCCGGGCTGACGGACGCGGTGCCCTTCCTGCTCGCCGACGCCCTCGCCGCCGCCGGCGCCGAGGTGACCCACGGCGCCCCCTTCACGGAGCACGTGGTCCGCGACGACCGGCTGGTGACGGGCCAGAACCCGATGTCGTCGGAAGCCGTCGCCCGCGCGATGGTGGAAGCGGCCTACGCCGCGCGGCGGCTCTGA
- a CDS encoding prephenate/arogenate dehydrogenase family protein, with amino-acid sequence MTTLVFERIAVVGIGLIGSSIVRGARAKGLAGTIAVADHAGPHLARARELGLGDDWHADAGDAAAGADLVMVAVPVGACEAVAKAIAPRLKPGAIVTDVGSVKASVVRQMKPHLPAGVHLIPGHPVAGTEFSGPDAGFAELFENRWSILTPPDDVDPAALARLVAFWRGLGANVETMTAEHHDIVLAITSHLPHLIAYNIVGTAADVEQVTQSEVMKFSAGGFRDFTRIAASDPTMWRDVFLHNREAVLEVLGRFTEDLFALQRQIRWGEGDKLFDLFTRTRAIRRGIIGLGQETPAPDFGRRKG; translated from the coding sequence ATGACCACCCTCGTGTTCGAGCGGATCGCGGTCGTCGGCATCGGCCTGATCGGATCGTCGATCGTCCGCGGCGCCCGCGCCAAGGGCCTCGCCGGCACGATCGCCGTCGCCGACCACGCCGGCCCGCATCTCGCCCGCGCCCGCGAGCTCGGGCTCGGCGACGACTGGCACGCCGACGCCGGCGACGCCGCGGCGGGGGCCGACCTCGTCATGGTCGCGGTGCCGGTCGGCGCCTGCGAGGCGGTCGCGAAGGCAATCGCGCCGCGGCTGAAGCCGGGGGCGATCGTCACCGACGTCGGCTCGGTCAAGGCCTCGGTGGTCCGGCAGATGAAGCCGCACCTGCCGGCCGGCGTCCACCTGATCCCGGGCCACCCGGTCGCCGGCACCGAGTTCTCCGGCCCCGACGCCGGCTTCGCCGAGCTGTTCGAGAACCGCTGGTCGATCCTGACGCCGCCGGACGACGTCGATCCCGCGGCGCTCGCCCGTCTGGTGGCGTTCTGGCGCGGGCTCGGCGCCAACGTCGAGACCATGACGGCCGAGCACCACGACATCGTGCTCGCCATCACCAGCCACCTGCCGCACCTGATCGCCTACAACATCGTCGGCACCGCCGCCGACGTCGAGCAGGTGACCCAGTCGGAGGTGATGAAGTTCTCCGCCGGCGGCTTCCGCGACTTCACCCGCATCGCCGCCTCCGATCCGACGATGTGGCGCGACGTCTTCCTGCACAACCGCGAGGCGGTGCTCGAAGTGCTCGGCCGCTTCACCGAGGACCTGTTCGCGCTGCAGCGCCAGATCCGCTGGGGCGAGGGCGACAAGCTGTTCGACCTGTTCACCCGCACCCGGGCGATCCGCCGCGGCATCATCGGCCTCGGCCAGGAGACGCCGGCGCCGGACTTCGGCCGCCGCAAGGGCTGA
- the metW gene encoding methionine biosynthesis protein MetW: MADLTGGHADVRVDLRVVADLVEPGSRVLDVGCGDGELLALLERTRGVDARGLELGQDGVRDAVARGLSVIQGDADSDLAFYPDGAFDYAILSQTIQATRNPKRVLEDLLRIGRRAIVSFPNFGHVDVRLRLLFTGRMPVSSRLPYSWYDTPNIHFCTMRDFVALCEEVGATVERAIALDGNGKKLPFNAPWWVWNLIGAQGVFLLSKR, translated from the coding sequence ATGGCCGATCTCACCGGCGGACATGCCGACGTCCGCGTCGATCTGCGCGTCGTCGCCGATCTCGTCGAGCCCGGCTCGCGCGTGCTCGACGTCGGTTGTGGCGACGGCGAACTGTTGGCGCTGCTCGAGCGCACCCGCGGCGTCGACGCCCGCGGCCTCGAACTCGGCCAGGACGGCGTGCGCGACGCCGTCGCCCGCGGCCTGTCGGTGATCCAGGGCGACGCCGACAGCGACCTCGCCTTCTACCCCGACGGCGCCTTCGACTACGCCATCCTCAGCCAGACCATCCAGGCGACGCGCAACCCGAAGCGCGTGCTCGAGGACCTGCTCCGGATCGGCCGCCGCGCCATCGTCTCGTTCCCGAACTTCGGCCACGTCGACGTCAGGCTGCGCCTGCTGTTCACCGGCCGGATGCCGGTGTCCTCGCGCCTGCCCTACAGCTGGTACGACACCCCCAACATCCACTTCTGCACCATGCGCGACTTCGTCGCCCTCTGCGAGGAGGTCGGCGCCACCGTCGAACGCGCGATCGCCCTCGACGGCAACGGCAAGAAGCTGCCCTTCAACGCGCCCTGGTGGGTCTGGAACCTGATCGGCGCCCAGGGCGTGTTCCTGCTCAGCAAGCGCTGA
- a CDS encoding pyridoxal phosphate-dependent aminotransferase: MTSSTTLRPVPRAGVLAIDAYVPGRSKAAPGRRLIKLSSNETPLGPSPEAVAAFRGAAGDLERYPDGAATALREAIADVHGLNPTRIVCGNGSDELLTLLAHAYLAPGDEGLYGEHGFLVYKIAILAAGGTPVVAPERDLTVDVDALLAAVTPRTRIVYLANPANPTGTYLPFSEIRRLHAGLPGNVVLVLDAAYAEYVRRNDYESGIELVSSSENVVMTRTFSKVHGLAALRIGWLYGPEGVVDALNRTRGPFNLSAPAIAAGAAAIRDRGFLETAVAHNARWLPWLTAEIEALGLTVTPSVANFLLIHFPDKAGRTAAEADEFLTGEGIVLRRVAGYGLPNALRMTVGDEEANRATVAALAAFLGRGR; this comes from the coding sequence ATGACCAGCTCCACGACCCTCCGCCCCGTGCCCCGCGCCGGCGTGCTCGCCATCGACGCCTACGTGCCCGGCCGCTCCAAGGCGGCGCCGGGACGCAGGCTGATCAAGCTGTCGTCCAACGAGACGCCGCTCGGCCCCTCGCCCGAGGCGGTCGCGGCCTTCCGTGGCGCCGCCGGCGACCTCGAGCGCTACCCCGACGGCGCCGCGACGGCGCTGCGCGAGGCGATCGCCGACGTCCACGGTCTCAACCCGACGCGCATCGTCTGCGGCAACGGCTCGGACGAACTCCTGACGCTGCTCGCCCACGCCTATCTCGCCCCCGGCGACGAGGGGCTCTACGGCGAGCACGGCTTCCTGGTCTACAAGATCGCCATCCTCGCCGCCGGCGGCACGCCGGTGGTGGCGCCCGAGCGCGACCTTACCGTCGACGTCGACGCCCTGCTCGCCGCGGTGACGCCGCGCACGCGGATCGTCTACCTCGCCAATCCCGCCAACCCGACCGGCACCTACCTGCCGTTCTCGGAGATCCGGCGCCTGCACGCCGGCCTGCCCGGCAATGTCGTGCTGGTGCTCGACGCCGCCTACGCCGAGTACGTCCGCCGCAACGACTACGAGAGCGGCATCGAGCTGGTGTCGTCGTCCGAGAACGTGGTGATGACCCGGACCTTCTCGAAGGTGCACGGCCTCGCCGCCCTGCGCATCGGCTGGCTCTACGGGCCGGAGGGCGTGGTCGACGCGCTGAACCGGACCCGCGGGCCGTTCAACCTGTCGGCCCCGGCGATCGCGGCCGGCGCCGCGGCGATCCGCGACCGCGGCTTCCTCGAGACCGCCGTCGCCCACAACGCACGCTGGCTGCCGTGGCTGACCGCGGAGATCGAGGCGCTCGGGCTGACGGTGACGCCGTCGGTCGCCAACTTCCTGCTGATCCACTTCCCCGACAAAGCCGGCCGCACCGCCGCCGAGGCCGACGAGTTCCTGACCGGCGAGGGCATCGTGCTGCGCCGGGTCGCCGGCTACGGCCTGCCGAACGCGCTGCGCATGACCGTCGGCGACGAGGAGGCCAACCGCGCCACCGTCGCCGCCCTCGCCGCCTTCCTGGGACGGGGTCGATGA
- the metX gene encoding homoserine O-acetyltransferase MetX, whose translation MSATDAAETDAQERLRRGQADHPASPVMRFGPDRPLPLDSGAAIAPWQIAYQTYGRLNADRSNAILVCHALTGDQHVASDNPVTGKPGWWTMMIGPGRPIDTDRWFVICANVLGGCMGTTGPASTGPDGRIYGLDLPVLTIGDMVRAQAMLVDALGIGRLFAVVGGSMGGMQVLQWAAAYPDRVFAAVCMASGARHSSQNIAFHEVGRQAVMADPDWCGGRYLDAGTSPKKGLAVARMAAHITYMSGQSLHAKFGRNLQDRERLTFGFDADFQIESYLRHQGMTFVDRFDANSYLYVTRAMDYFDLAAARDGALSKVFQGSRTRFCIVSFTSDWLFPTSESRAVVHALNAAGASVSFVEIESDRGHDSFLLDIPEQFRIVRGFLTGAARAAGLAFAGRD comes from the coding sequence ATGTCCGCGACCGACGCCGCAGAGACCGACGCGCAGGAGCGCCTGCGCCGGGGACAGGCCGACCACCCCGCCTCGCCGGTCATGCGCTTCGGACCCGATCGCCCGCTCCCGCTCGACAGCGGCGCCGCGATCGCCCCCTGGCAGATCGCCTACCAGACCTACGGCCGCCTGAACGCCGACCGCTCCAACGCCATCCTGGTCTGTCACGCACTGACCGGCGACCAGCACGTCGCCAGCGACAACCCGGTCACCGGCAAGCCCGGCTGGTGGACGATGATGATCGGCCCCGGCCGGCCGATCGACACCGACCGCTGGTTCGTGATCTGCGCCAACGTGCTCGGCGGCTGCATGGGCACCACCGGCCCGGCCTCGACCGGCCCGGACGGGCGGATCTACGGCCTCGACCTGCCGGTGCTCACCATCGGCGACATGGTCCGCGCCCAGGCGATGCTGGTCGACGCCCTCGGCATCGGTCGGCTGTTCGCGGTCGTCGGCGGTTCGATGGGCGGCATGCAGGTGCTGCAATGGGCCGCCGCCTATCCGGACCGGGTGTTCGCCGCGGTCTGCATGGCGTCCGGCGCCCGTCACTCGTCGCAGAACATCGCCTTCCACGAGGTCGGCCGGCAGGCGGTGATGGCCGATCCCGACTGGTGCGGCGGCCGCTACCTCGACGCCGGCACCAGCCCGAAGAAGGGCCTCGCGGTGGCCCGCATGGCCGCGCACATCACCTACATGTCCGGTCAGTCGTTGCACGCCAAGTTCGGTCGCAACCTGCAGGACCGCGAGCGGTTGACGTTCGGCTTCGACGCCGACTTCCAGATCGAGAGCTACCTGCGCCACCAGGGCATGACCTTCGTCGACCGCTTCGACGCCAATTCCTATCTCTACGTCACGCGGGCCATGGACTATTTCGACCTCGCCGCCGCCCGGGACGGCGCGCTCTCGAAGGTGTTCCAGGGCTCGCGGACGCGCTTCTGCATCGTCTCCTTCACCTCCGACTGGCTGTTCCCGACCTCGGAGAGCCGGGCGGTGGTGCACGCGCTGAACGCGGCCGGCGCGTCGGTCTCCTTCGTCGAGATCGAGAGCGACCGCGGCCACGACAGCTTCCTGCTCGACATTCCCGAGCAGTTCCGCATCGTCCGCGGCTTCCTGACCGGCGCCGCCCGCGCCGCCGGCCTCGCCTTCGCCGGGAGGGACTGA
- a CDS encoding chorismate mutase: MSAPDQPAPTGLSALRQRIDDIDAEVHRLLIARSEIIDQLISVKRTGEPGAAFRPAREASMMHALVERHRGHLPLVTVEHVWREVISTFTWLQAPYTVHVATGDAAETRDMARFYFGFTVPFETVAEPADAVAAVARSTSDLAVVRLGEADTAWWAALSADGAAPRVIGRLPFIAVADRPVAIPAVVVSPPLKDPVKPEVAVFACRGPADASAHAWLRKRGVEVIAWHAPWGHHTGAVGAELVIAVPLDDQDESTAAEATAERARDAGIILADLRPVGGYAAPIEARPQRP; encoded by the coding sequence ATGTCCGCCCCCGACCAGCCCGCCCCGACCGGCCTTTCCGCCCTCCGCCAGCGCATCGACGACATCGACGCCGAGGTGCACCGCCTGCTGATCGCGCGCTCCGAGATCATCGACCAGCTGATCTCGGTGAAGCGCACCGGCGAGCCCGGCGCGGCGTTCCGGCCGGCGCGCGAGGCCTCGATGATGCACGCGCTCGTGGAGCGCCACCGCGGCCACCTGCCGCTCGTCACCGTCGAGCACGTCTGGCGCGAGGTGATCTCGACCTTCACGTGGCTGCAGGCGCCCTACACGGTCCACGTCGCCACCGGCGACGCCGCCGAAACGCGCGACATGGCGCGCTTCTACTTCGGCTTCACCGTGCCGTTCGAGACCGTGGCCGAGCCGGCCGACGCCGTCGCCGCCGTGGCGCGCTCGACCTCCGACCTCGCGGTGGTCAGGCTCGGCGAGGCCGACACGGCGTGGTGGGCGGCGCTCTCGGCCGATGGCGCGGCGCCGCGCGTGATCGGCCGCCTGCCCTTCATCGCCGTCGCCGACCGCCCGGTCGCGATCCCGGCGGTGGTGGTGTCGCCGCCGCTGAAGGACCCGGTGAAGCCCGAGGTGGCGGTGTTCGCCTGCCGCGGCCCGGCCGACGCCTCCGCCCACGCCTGGCTGCGCAAGCGCGGCGTCGAGGTGATCGCCTGGCACGCGCCCTGGGGCCACCACACCGGCGCGGTCGGCGCCGAACTGGTGATCGCGGTGCCGCTCGACGACCAGGACGAATCCACCGCCGCGGAGGCGACCGCGGAGCGGGCGCGCGACGCCGGCATCATCCTCGCCGACCTGCGTCCCGTCGGCGGCTACGCCGCCCCGATCGAAGCCCGTCCGCAGCGGCCCTGA
- a CDS encoding class I SAM-dependent methyltransferase, translating to MYLDVVDLRDFYAGDHGAMVRSVIGGVVRARWPSVAGDRILGLGFTTPYLALFAGEAERTLAFNPAAQGAVNWPGAGPSSSALVVEDMLPLADAAVDRVLLVHALEMASDPREVLREVWRVLAPGGRMLAVVPNRRGLWARVDSSPFGYGRPFSRGQLTQLLRDSLFSPVGWSEALHMMPLTRRRRRRSWAAWERLGARLWPAFAGVIVVEATKQLYQGIPVARRAKATTRLRPVLLPAPAGVTTRGPSGTVAGGQGSRP from the coding sequence ATGTACCTCGACGTCGTCGACCTCCGCGACTTCTACGCCGGCGACCACGGCGCCATGGTGCGCAGCGTGATCGGCGGCGTGGTGCGCGCGCGCTGGCCGTCGGTCGCCGGCGACCGCATCCTCGGGCTCGGCTTCACCACGCCCTATCTCGCCCTCTTCGCCGGCGAGGCCGAGCGCACGCTCGCCTTCAACCCGGCGGCGCAGGGCGCCGTGAACTGGCCCGGCGCCGGGCCGTCGTCGTCGGCGCTGGTGGTCGAGGACATGCTGCCGCTCGCCGACGCCGCGGTCGACCGGGTACTGCTCGTCCACGCGCTCGAGATGGCCAGCGACCCGCGCGAGGTGCTGCGCGAGGTCTGGCGCGTGCTGGCGCCCGGCGGGCGGATGCTGGCGGTGGTGCCGAACCGGCGCGGCCTGTGGGCGCGGGTCGACAGTTCGCCCTTCGGCTACGGCCGGCCGTTCTCGCGCGGGCAGCTCACGCAGCTCCTGCGCGACAGCCTGTTCTCGCCGGTCGGTTGGAGCGAGGCACTGCACATGATGCCGCTGACGCGCCGACGGCGTCGGCGGTCGTGGGCGGCCTGGGAGCGGCTCGGCGCGCGGCTGTGGCCGGCCTTCGCCGGCGTGATCGTCGTCGAGGCGACCAAGCAGCTCTACCAGGGCATCCCGGTGGCGCGGCGCGCGAAGGCGACGACGCGGCTGCGTCCGGTGCTGCTGCCGGCGCCGGCCGGCGTCACCACGCGCGGCCCGAGCGGAACCGTGGCCGGCGGACAGGGTTCCAGACCCTGA